The following are encoded in a window of Manihot esculenta cultivar AM560-2 chromosome 8, M.esculenta_v8, whole genome shotgun sequence genomic DNA:
- the LOC110621066 gene encoding protein FAR1-RELATED SEQUENCE 2 isoform X5 yields the protein MEINLEMPSHEQKKQNTGSNKNIDVMDNAYGLHVTEEEMYSPTCEYVEEACGPNENDGCTGGGDHVEGNTLKADAVSKGVTIEPQNGLEFETKEAAYSFYREYARSIGFGITIKASRRSKKSGKFIDVKIACSRFGSKRESSATVNPRSCIKTDCKAGMHMKRTQDEKWIIYSFIKEHNHEICPDDFYNSIQGRNKQSGVVACQKKGLQLALDEDDIQVMLEHFMCMQTENPNFFYSLDLDLDKRLRNVFWIDAKGRHDYNFFCDVVFLDTFYVRNNYKVPYAPIIGVNHHFQYMLLGCALIGEQTTSTFIWLMQTWRKAVGGQAPKVIITEQDKCLNEAVSDVFPDTRHCFCLWHILSKMPENLPCVANEGEIFMAKFNKCIYRSWTDEQFEKRWWKMVDKFELKDDEWVNSLFEDRKRWVPTYMQDTFLAGMSTTERYGSIASLFDKYIHKEGTFKEFMEQYKIFLQDLSEMEVTAGFETQNKQTALRSQSSFEKQVLGVYTDAVFEKFQVEVLGAVSCQLQKESEDGPTCNFRVDDFEERQNFLIAWNEAALDIHCLCRSFEYRGFLCKHAILVLQMSGLSNIPSHYILKRWTKDAKIAQSASVISKNLPYRVQRFNDLCKQAIKLCEAGSLCEEAYHIAFQALEEVLKSCVGVNNSVRSASAPNTLAVHGFLDIEEENRSNNMAKSSKKKKIYKKRKVLSEPEGPAVGLQDCYQQLENINSRAHTTENCYVPQQDIHDVELGSRAQALDGFYGPQHGMQGQLNSISPIRDGYYSHHQGLPGMLHSILTCVSSYGSQQSMQALGQIGFRTPTVQGCFHIHSNLQDTALQEQPVGSTQYQSTATKQLHDKRHSH from the exons ATGGAGATAAATCTTGAGATGCCTTCACACGAGCAGAAGAAACAAAATACtggttcaaataaaaatattgatgtCATGGATAACGCATATGGGTTGCATGTTACTGAAGAGGAGATGTATTCTCCTACATGTGAATATGTCGAAGAAGCCTGTGGGCCAAATGAAAATGACGGTTGTACTGGTGGTGGAGATCATGTAGAAGGGAATACTCTCAAAGCTGATGCAGTTAGTAAAGGTGTAACTATTGAGCCCCAAAATGGTTTAGAATTTGAAACAAAGGAGGCAGCATATTCTTTCTACAGAGAATATGCTCGATCTATAGGATTTGGCATCACAATAAAAGCCAGTCGGCGTTCTAAAAAATCTGGAAAATTTATTGATGTAAAAATTGCATGTTCTAGATTTGGAAGCAAGCGCGAGTCAAGTGCAACTGTTAATCCACGATCATGCATAAAGACAGATTGCAAAGCAGGCATGCATATGAAGAGGACACAGGATGAGAAATGGATTATATATAGTTTCATAAAGGAGCATAACCATGAGATTTGTCCGGATGATTTTTATAATTCCATCCAGGGACGAAATAAGCAATCTGGAGTAGTTGCATGCCAAAAGAAAGGGCTGCAGTTGGCTTTAGATGAGGATGATATACAAGTCATGCTGGAGCATTTTATGTGCATGCAGACTGAAAATCCTAATTTCTTTTATTCATTAGATCTTGATCTTGACAAGCGTTTGAGAAATGTGTTCTGGATTGATGCGAAAGGCCGGCATGATTACAATTTTTTCTGTGATGTTGTTTTCCTCGATACCTTTTATGTAAGAAACAACTATAAGGTTCCTTATGCTCCCATTATTGGAGTCAACCATCACTTCCAATACATGTTGCTTGGATGTGCATTGATTGGAGAGCAGACTACTTCGACTTTCATTTGGTTAATGCAGACATGGCGTAAGGCAGTGGGTGGCCAAGCTCCTAAAGTAATTATTACTGAGCAAGATAAATGCTTAAATGAAGCTGTTTCAGATGTGTTCCCTGACACACGCCACTGTTTCTGTTTATGGCACATATTGAGTAAGATGCCTGAAAATTTGCCTTGTGTTGCAAATGAAGGTGAAATTTTTATGGCCAAATTCAATAAATGCATTTATAGGTCTTGGACAGATGAGCAATTTGAAAAGAGATGGTGGAAAATGGTTGATAAGTTTGAACTAAAGGATGACGAATGGGTTAACTCATTGTTTGAAGACCGTAAACGATGGGTTCCAACATATATGCAAGATACATTTTTAGCTGGAATGTCTACAACTGAGCGATATGGAAGTATAGCCTCTTTATTTGACAAGTATATTCACAAGGAAGGTACATTCAAGGAGTTTATGGAgcagtataaaatatttttgcaaGATTTGAGTGAAATGGAAGTCACAGCTGGTTTTGAAACACAAAACAAGCAAACTGCCTTAAGATCTCAGTCATCATTTGAGAAACAAGTGTTGGGAGTCTATACAGATGCAGTATTTGAGAAATTTCAGGTTGAGGTCTTGGGGGCAGTTTCATGTCAGCTTCAGAAGGAAAGTGAAGATGGGCCAACTTGTAACTTCCGAGTTGACGATTTTGAAGAACGACAGAATTTTCTTATAGCATGGAATGAAGCAGCATTGGATATTCATTGTTTATGCCGTTCATTTGAATATAGAGGTTTTCTTTGTAAACATGCAATCCTTGTTCTTCAAATGTCTGGTCTTTCCAACATACCATCCCACTATATATTAAAGAGGTGGACAAAAGATGCAAAGATCGCTCAAAGTGCTAGTGTAATATCTAAAAATCTTCCTTATAGGGTACAGCGTTTCAACGATTTATGTAAGCAAGCCATCAAACTGTGTGAAGCGGGGTCATTATGTGAAGAAGCTTATCATATTGCATTTCAGGCCTTAGAAGAAGTCTTGAAAAGTTGTGTAGGTGTCAATAATTCTGTTAGAAGCGCTTCAGCACCCAACACACTGGCTGTTCATGGTTTTCTTGACATTGAAGAAGAGAACCGTAGCAACAATATGGCCAAATCatctaagaaaaagaaaatatataagaaGAGAAAG GTACTTTCTGAACCAGAAGGGCCAGCAGTTGGTTTACAAGACTGCTACCAGCAATTG GAAAATATCAACTCCCGAGCACACACTACTGAAAATTGCTATGTTCCACAACAGGACATACACGATGTG GAATTGGGCTCCAGGGCACAAGCCCTTGATGGTTTCTATGGTCCTCAACATGGCATGCAG GGACAATTGAACTCAATTTCTCCAATTCGTGATGGTTACTATAGCCACCATCAAGGCTTGCCAGGCATG TTACATTCAATACTGACATGTGTTAGTTCTTACGGGTCCCAACAAAGCATGCAGGCGCTG GGCCAGATAGGCTTTAGGACACCAACTGTGCAGGGTTGTTTTCACATACACAGTAATTTGCAAGATACG GCATTGCAGGAACAGCCTGTTGGGTCCACACAGTATCAGAGTACGGCAACAAAGCAATTACATGATAAGCGTCATTCCCATTAA
- the LOC110621066 gene encoding protein FAR1-RELATED SEQUENCE 2 isoform X7, producing MEINLEMPSHEQKKQNTGSNKNIDVMDNAYGLHVTEEEMYSPTCEYVEEACGPNENDGCTGGGDHVEGNTLKADAVSKGVTIEPQNGLEFETKEAAYSFYREYARSIGFGITIKASRRSKKSGKFIDVKIACSRFGSKRESSATVNPRSCIKTDCKAGMHMKRTQDEKWIIYSFIKEHNHEICPDDFYNSIQGRNKQSGVVACQKKGLQLALDEDDIQVMLEHFMCMQTENPNFFYSLDLDLDKRLRNVFWIDAKGRHDYNFFCDVVFLDTFYVRNNYKVPYAPIIGVNHHFQYMLLGCALIGEQTTSTFIWLMQTWRKAVGGQAPKVIITEQDKCLNEAVSDVFPDTRHCFCLWHILSKMPENLPCVANEGEIFMAKFNKCIYRSWTDEQFEKRWWKMVDKFELKDDEWVNSLFEDRKRWVPTYMQDTFLAGMSTTERYGSIASLFDKYIHKEGTFKEFMEQYKIFLQDLSEMEVTAGFETQNKQTALRSQSSFEKQVLGVYTDAVFEKFQVEVLGAVSCQLQKESEDGPTCNFRVDDFEERQNFLIAWNEAALDIHCLCRSFEYRGFLCKHAILVLQMSGLSNIPSHYILKRWTKDAKIAQSASVISKNLPYRVQRFNDLCKQAIKLCEAGSLCEEAYHIAFQALEEVLKSCVGVNNSVRSASAPNTLAVHGFLDIEEENRSNNMAKSSKKKKIYKKRKVLSEPEGPAVGLQDCYQQLENINSRAHTTENCYVPQQDIHDVELGSRAQALDGFYGPQHGMQVGQLNSISPIRDGYYSHHQGLPGMLHSILTCVSSYGSQQSMQALGQIGFRTPTVQGCFHIHSNLQDTEQPVGSTQYQSTATKQLHDKRHSH from the exons ATGGAGATAAATCTTGAGATGCCTTCACACGAGCAGAAGAAACAAAATACtggttcaaataaaaatattgatgtCATGGATAACGCATATGGGTTGCATGTTACTGAAGAGGAGATGTATTCTCCTACATGTGAATATGTCGAAGAAGCCTGTGGGCCAAATGAAAATGACGGTTGTACTGGTGGTGGAGATCATGTAGAAGGGAATACTCTCAAAGCTGATGCAGTTAGTAAAGGTGTAACTATTGAGCCCCAAAATGGTTTAGAATTTGAAACAAAGGAGGCAGCATATTCTTTCTACAGAGAATATGCTCGATCTATAGGATTTGGCATCACAATAAAAGCCAGTCGGCGTTCTAAAAAATCTGGAAAATTTATTGATGTAAAAATTGCATGTTCTAGATTTGGAAGCAAGCGCGAGTCAAGTGCAACTGTTAATCCACGATCATGCATAAAGACAGATTGCAAAGCAGGCATGCATATGAAGAGGACACAGGATGAGAAATGGATTATATATAGTTTCATAAAGGAGCATAACCATGAGATTTGTCCGGATGATTTTTATAATTCCATCCAGGGACGAAATAAGCAATCTGGAGTAGTTGCATGCCAAAAGAAAGGGCTGCAGTTGGCTTTAGATGAGGATGATATACAAGTCATGCTGGAGCATTTTATGTGCATGCAGACTGAAAATCCTAATTTCTTTTATTCATTAGATCTTGATCTTGACAAGCGTTTGAGAAATGTGTTCTGGATTGATGCGAAAGGCCGGCATGATTACAATTTTTTCTGTGATGTTGTTTTCCTCGATACCTTTTATGTAAGAAACAACTATAAGGTTCCTTATGCTCCCATTATTGGAGTCAACCATCACTTCCAATACATGTTGCTTGGATGTGCATTGATTGGAGAGCAGACTACTTCGACTTTCATTTGGTTAATGCAGACATGGCGTAAGGCAGTGGGTGGCCAAGCTCCTAAAGTAATTATTACTGAGCAAGATAAATGCTTAAATGAAGCTGTTTCAGATGTGTTCCCTGACACACGCCACTGTTTCTGTTTATGGCACATATTGAGTAAGATGCCTGAAAATTTGCCTTGTGTTGCAAATGAAGGTGAAATTTTTATGGCCAAATTCAATAAATGCATTTATAGGTCTTGGACAGATGAGCAATTTGAAAAGAGATGGTGGAAAATGGTTGATAAGTTTGAACTAAAGGATGACGAATGGGTTAACTCATTGTTTGAAGACCGTAAACGATGGGTTCCAACATATATGCAAGATACATTTTTAGCTGGAATGTCTACAACTGAGCGATATGGAAGTATAGCCTCTTTATTTGACAAGTATATTCACAAGGAAGGTACATTCAAGGAGTTTATGGAgcagtataaaatatttttgcaaGATTTGAGTGAAATGGAAGTCACAGCTGGTTTTGAAACACAAAACAAGCAAACTGCCTTAAGATCTCAGTCATCATTTGAGAAACAAGTGTTGGGAGTCTATACAGATGCAGTATTTGAGAAATTTCAGGTTGAGGTCTTGGGGGCAGTTTCATGTCAGCTTCAGAAGGAAAGTGAAGATGGGCCAACTTGTAACTTCCGAGTTGACGATTTTGAAGAACGACAGAATTTTCTTATAGCATGGAATGAAGCAGCATTGGATATTCATTGTTTATGCCGTTCATTTGAATATAGAGGTTTTCTTTGTAAACATGCAATCCTTGTTCTTCAAATGTCTGGTCTTTCCAACATACCATCCCACTATATATTAAAGAGGTGGACAAAAGATGCAAAGATCGCTCAAAGTGCTAGTGTAATATCTAAAAATCTTCCTTATAGGGTACAGCGTTTCAACGATTTATGTAAGCAAGCCATCAAACTGTGTGAAGCGGGGTCATTATGTGAAGAAGCTTATCATATTGCATTTCAGGCCTTAGAAGAAGTCTTGAAAAGTTGTGTAGGTGTCAATAATTCTGTTAGAAGCGCTTCAGCACCCAACACACTGGCTGTTCATGGTTTTCTTGACATTGAAGAAGAGAACCGTAGCAACAATATGGCCAAATCatctaagaaaaagaaaatatataagaaGAGAAAG GTACTTTCTGAACCAGAAGGGCCAGCAGTTGGTTTACAAGACTGCTACCAGCAATTG GAAAATATCAACTCCCGAGCACACACTACTGAAAATTGCTATGTTCCACAACAGGACATACACGATGTG GAATTGGGCTCCAGGGCACAAGCCCTTGATGGTTTCTATGGTCCTCAACATGGCATGCAGGTG GGACAATTGAACTCAATTTCTCCAATTCGTGATGGTTACTATAGCCACCATCAAGGCTTGCCAGGCATG TTACATTCAATACTGACATGTGTTAGTTCTTACGGGTCCCAACAAAGCATGCAGGCGCTG GGCCAGATAGGCTTTAGGACACCAACTGTGCAGGGTTGTTTTCACATACACAGTAATTTGCAAGATACG GAACAGCCTGTTGGGTCCACACAGTATCAGAGTACGGCAACAAAGCAATTACATGATAAGCGTCATTCCCATTAA
- the LOC110621066 gene encoding protein FAR1-RELATED SEQUENCE 2 isoform X3, with translation MEINLEMPSHEQKKQNTGSNKNIDVMDNAYGLHVTEEEMYSPTCEYVEEACGPNENDGCTGGGDHVEGNTLKADAVSKGVTIEPQNGLEFETKEAAYSFYREYARSIGFGITIKASRRSKKSGKFIDVKIACSRFGSKRESSATVNPRSCIKTDCKAGMHMKRTQDEKWIIYSFIKEHNHEICPDDFYNSIQGRNKQSGVVACQKKGLQLALDEDDIQVMLEHFMCMQTENPNFFYSLDLDLDKRLRNVFWIDAKGRHDYNFFCDVVFLDTFYVRNNYKVPYAPIIGVNHHFQYMLLGCALIGEQTTSTFIWLMQTWRKAVGGQAPKVIITEQDKCLNEAVSDVFPDTRHCFCLWHILSKMPENLPCVANEGEIFMAKFNKCIYRSWTDEQFEKRWWKMVDKFELKDDEWVNSLFEDRKRWVPTYMQDTFLAGMSTTERYGSIASLFDKYIHKEGTFKEFMEQYKIFLQDLSEMEVTAGFETQNKQTALRSQSSFEKQVLGVYTDAVFEKFQVEVLGAVSCQLQKESEDGPTCNFRVDDFEERQNFLIAWNEAALDIHCLCRSFEYRGFLCKHAILVLQMSGLSNIPSHYILKRWTKDAKIAQSASVISKNLPYRVQRFNDLCKQAIKLCEAGSLCEEAYHIAFQALEEVLKSCVGVNNSVRSASAPNTLAVHGFLDIEEENRSNNMAKSSKKKKIYKKRKVLSEPEGPAVGLQDCYQQLENINSRAHTTENCYVPQQDIHDVELGSRAQALDGFYGPQHGMQVGQLNSISPIRDGYYSHHQGLPGMLHSILTCVSSYGSQQSMQALGQIGFRTPTVQGCFHIHSNLQDTALQEQPVGSTQYQSTATKQLHDKRHSH, from the exons ATGGAGATAAATCTTGAGATGCCTTCACACGAGCAGAAGAAACAAAATACtggttcaaataaaaatattgatgtCATGGATAACGCATATGGGTTGCATGTTACTGAAGAGGAGATGTATTCTCCTACATGTGAATATGTCGAAGAAGCCTGTGGGCCAAATGAAAATGACGGTTGTACTGGTGGTGGAGATCATGTAGAAGGGAATACTCTCAAAGCTGATGCAGTTAGTAAAGGTGTAACTATTGAGCCCCAAAATGGTTTAGAATTTGAAACAAAGGAGGCAGCATATTCTTTCTACAGAGAATATGCTCGATCTATAGGATTTGGCATCACAATAAAAGCCAGTCGGCGTTCTAAAAAATCTGGAAAATTTATTGATGTAAAAATTGCATGTTCTAGATTTGGAAGCAAGCGCGAGTCAAGTGCAACTGTTAATCCACGATCATGCATAAAGACAGATTGCAAAGCAGGCATGCATATGAAGAGGACACAGGATGAGAAATGGATTATATATAGTTTCATAAAGGAGCATAACCATGAGATTTGTCCGGATGATTTTTATAATTCCATCCAGGGACGAAATAAGCAATCTGGAGTAGTTGCATGCCAAAAGAAAGGGCTGCAGTTGGCTTTAGATGAGGATGATATACAAGTCATGCTGGAGCATTTTATGTGCATGCAGACTGAAAATCCTAATTTCTTTTATTCATTAGATCTTGATCTTGACAAGCGTTTGAGAAATGTGTTCTGGATTGATGCGAAAGGCCGGCATGATTACAATTTTTTCTGTGATGTTGTTTTCCTCGATACCTTTTATGTAAGAAACAACTATAAGGTTCCTTATGCTCCCATTATTGGAGTCAACCATCACTTCCAATACATGTTGCTTGGATGTGCATTGATTGGAGAGCAGACTACTTCGACTTTCATTTGGTTAATGCAGACATGGCGTAAGGCAGTGGGTGGCCAAGCTCCTAAAGTAATTATTACTGAGCAAGATAAATGCTTAAATGAAGCTGTTTCAGATGTGTTCCCTGACACACGCCACTGTTTCTGTTTATGGCACATATTGAGTAAGATGCCTGAAAATTTGCCTTGTGTTGCAAATGAAGGTGAAATTTTTATGGCCAAATTCAATAAATGCATTTATAGGTCTTGGACAGATGAGCAATTTGAAAAGAGATGGTGGAAAATGGTTGATAAGTTTGAACTAAAGGATGACGAATGGGTTAACTCATTGTTTGAAGACCGTAAACGATGGGTTCCAACATATATGCAAGATACATTTTTAGCTGGAATGTCTACAACTGAGCGATATGGAAGTATAGCCTCTTTATTTGACAAGTATATTCACAAGGAAGGTACATTCAAGGAGTTTATGGAgcagtataaaatatttttgcaaGATTTGAGTGAAATGGAAGTCACAGCTGGTTTTGAAACACAAAACAAGCAAACTGCCTTAAGATCTCAGTCATCATTTGAGAAACAAGTGTTGGGAGTCTATACAGATGCAGTATTTGAGAAATTTCAGGTTGAGGTCTTGGGGGCAGTTTCATGTCAGCTTCAGAAGGAAAGTGAAGATGGGCCAACTTGTAACTTCCGAGTTGACGATTTTGAAGAACGACAGAATTTTCTTATAGCATGGAATGAAGCAGCATTGGATATTCATTGTTTATGCCGTTCATTTGAATATAGAGGTTTTCTTTGTAAACATGCAATCCTTGTTCTTCAAATGTCTGGTCTTTCCAACATACCATCCCACTATATATTAAAGAGGTGGACAAAAGATGCAAAGATCGCTCAAAGTGCTAGTGTAATATCTAAAAATCTTCCTTATAGGGTACAGCGTTTCAACGATTTATGTAAGCAAGCCATCAAACTGTGTGAAGCGGGGTCATTATGTGAAGAAGCTTATCATATTGCATTTCAGGCCTTAGAAGAAGTCTTGAAAAGTTGTGTAGGTGTCAATAATTCTGTTAGAAGCGCTTCAGCACCCAACACACTGGCTGTTCATGGTTTTCTTGACATTGAAGAAGAGAACCGTAGCAACAATATGGCCAAATCatctaagaaaaagaaaatatataagaaGAGAAAG GTACTTTCTGAACCAGAAGGGCCAGCAGTTGGTTTACAAGACTGCTACCAGCAATTG GAAAATATCAACTCCCGAGCACACACTACTGAAAATTGCTATGTTCCACAACAGGACATACACGATGTG GAATTGGGCTCCAGGGCACAAGCCCTTGATGGTTTCTATGGTCCTCAACATGGCATGCAGGTG GGACAATTGAACTCAATTTCTCCAATTCGTGATGGTTACTATAGCCACCATCAAGGCTTGCCAGGCATG TTACATTCAATACTGACATGTGTTAGTTCTTACGGGTCCCAACAAAGCATGCAGGCGCTG GGCCAGATAGGCTTTAGGACACCAACTGTGCAGGGTTGTTTTCACATACACAGTAATTTGCAAGATACG GCATTGCAGGAACAGCCTGTTGGGTCCACACAGTATCAGAGTACGGCAACAAAGCAATTACATGATAAGCGTCATTCCCATTAA
- the LOC110621066 gene encoding protein FAR1-RELATED SEQUENCE 2 isoform X2 codes for MEINLEMPSHEQKKQNTGSNKNIDVMDNAYGLHVTEEEMYSPTCEYVEEACGPNENDGCTGGGDHVEGNTLKADAVSKGVTIEPQNGLEFETKEAAYSFYREYARSIGFGITIKASRRSKKSGKFIDVKIACSRFGSKRESSATVNPRSCIKTDCKAGMHMKRTQDEKWIIYSFIKEHNHEICPDDFYNSIQGRNKQSGVVACQKKGLQLALDEDDIQVMLEHFMCMQTENPNFFYSLDLDLDKRLRNVFWIDAKGRHDYNFFCDVVFLDTFYVRNNYKVPYAPIIGVNHHFQYMLLGCALIGEQTTSTFIWLMQTWRKAVGGQAPKVIITEQDKCLNEAVSDVFPDTRHCFCLWHILSKMPENLPCVANEGEIFMAKFNKCIYRSWTDEQFEKRWWKMVDKFELKDDEWVNSLFEDRKRWVPTYMQDTFLAGMSTTERYGSIASLFDKYIHKEGTFKEFMEQYKIFLQDLSEMEVTAGFETQNKQTALRSQSSFEKQVLGVYTDAVFEKFQVEVLGAVSCQLQKESEDGPTCNFRVDDFEERQNFLIAWNEAALDIHCLCRSFEYRGFLCKHAILVLQMSGLSNIPSHYILKRWTKDAKIAQSASVISKNLPYRVQRFNDLCKQAIKLCEAGSLCEEAYHIAFQALEEVLKSCVGVNNSVRSASAPNTLAVHGFLDIEEENRSNNMAKSSKKKKIYKKRKVLSEPEGPAVGLQDCYQQLENINSRAHTTENCYVPQQDIHDVELGSRAQALDGFYGPQHGMQGQLNSISPIRDGYYSHHQGLPGMGQLHSILTCVSSYGSQQSMQALGQIGFRTPTVQGCFHIHSNLQDTALQEQPVGSTQYQSTATKQLHDKRHSH; via the exons ATGGAGATAAATCTTGAGATGCCTTCACACGAGCAGAAGAAACAAAATACtggttcaaataaaaatattgatgtCATGGATAACGCATATGGGTTGCATGTTACTGAAGAGGAGATGTATTCTCCTACATGTGAATATGTCGAAGAAGCCTGTGGGCCAAATGAAAATGACGGTTGTACTGGTGGTGGAGATCATGTAGAAGGGAATACTCTCAAAGCTGATGCAGTTAGTAAAGGTGTAACTATTGAGCCCCAAAATGGTTTAGAATTTGAAACAAAGGAGGCAGCATATTCTTTCTACAGAGAATATGCTCGATCTATAGGATTTGGCATCACAATAAAAGCCAGTCGGCGTTCTAAAAAATCTGGAAAATTTATTGATGTAAAAATTGCATGTTCTAGATTTGGAAGCAAGCGCGAGTCAAGTGCAACTGTTAATCCACGATCATGCATAAAGACAGATTGCAAAGCAGGCATGCATATGAAGAGGACACAGGATGAGAAATGGATTATATATAGTTTCATAAAGGAGCATAACCATGAGATTTGTCCGGATGATTTTTATAATTCCATCCAGGGACGAAATAAGCAATCTGGAGTAGTTGCATGCCAAAAGAAAGGGCTGCAGTTGGCTTTAGATGAGGATGATATACAAGTCATGCTGGAGCATTTTATGTGCATGCAGACTGAAAATCCTAATTTCTTTTATTCATTAGATCTTGATCTTGACAAGCGTTTGAGAAATGTGTTCTGGATTGATGCGAAAGGCCGGCATGATTACAATTTTTTCTGTGATGTTGTTTTCCTCGATACCTTTTATGTAAGAAACAACTATAAGGTTCCTTATGCTCCCATTATTGGAGTCAACCATCACTTCCAATACATGTTGCTTGGATGTGCATTGATTGGAGAGCAGACTACTTCGACTTTCATTTGGTTAATGCAGACATGGCGTAAGGCAGTGGGTGGCCAAGCTCCTAAAGTAATTATTACTGAGCAAGATAAATGCTTAAATGAAGCTGTTTCAGATGTGTTCCCTGACACACGCCACTGTTTCTGTTTATGGCACATATTGAGTAAGATGCCTGAAAATTTGCCTTGTGTTGCAAATGAAGGTGAAATTTTTATGGCCAAATTCAATAAATGCATTTATAGGTCTTGGACAGATGAGCAATTTGAAAAGAGATGGTGGAAAATGGTTGATAAGTTTGAACTAAAGGATGACGAATGGGTTAACTCATTGTTTGAAGACCGTAAACGATGGGTTCCAACATATATGCAAGATACATTTTTAGCTGGAATGTCTACAACTGAGCGATATGGAAGTATAGCCTCTTTATTTGACAAGTATATTCACAAGGAAGGTACATTCAAGGAGTTTATGGAgcagtataaaatatttttgcaaGATTTGAGTGAAATGGAAGTCACAGCTGGTTTTGAAACACAAAACAAGCAAACTGCCTTAAGATCTCAGTCATCATTTGAGAAACAAGTGTTGGGAGTCTATACAGATGCAGTATTTGAGAAATTTCAGGTTGAGGTCTTGGGGGCAGTTTCATGTCAGCTTCAGAAGGAAAGTGAAGATGGGCCAACTTGTAACTTCCGAGTTGACGATTTTGAAGAACGACAGAATTTTCTTATAGCATGGAATGAAGCAGCATTGGATATTCATTGTTTATGCCGTTCATTTGAATATAGAGGTTTTCTTTGTAAACATGCAATCCTTGTTCTTCAAATGTCTGGTCTTTCCAACATACCATCCCACTATATATTAAAGAGGTGGACAAAAGATGCAAAGATCGCTCAAAGTGCTAGTGTAATATCTAAAAATCTTCCTTATAGGGTACAGCGTTTCAACGATTTATGTAAGCAAGCCATCAAACTGTGTGAAGCGGGGTCATTATGTGAAGAAGCTTATCATATTGCATTTCAGGCCTTAGAAGAAGTCTTGAAAAGTTGTGTAGGTGTCAATAATTCTGTTAGAAGCGCTTCAGCACCCAACACACTGGCTGTTCATGGTTTTCTTGACATTGAAGAAGAGAACCGTAGCAACAATATGGCCAAATCatctaagaaaaagaaaatatataagaaGAGAAAG GTACTTTCTGAACCAGAAGGGCCAGCAGTTGGTTTACAAGACTGCTACCAGCAATTG GAAAATATCAACTCCCGAGCACACACTACTGAAAATTGCTATGTTCCACAACAGGACATACACGATGTG GAATTGGGCTCCAGGGCACAAGCCCTTGATGGTTTCTATGGTCCTCAACATGGCATGCAG GGACAATTGAACTCAATTTCTCCAATTCGTGATGGTTACTATAGCCACCATCAAGGCTTGCCAGGCATG GGGCAGTTACATTCAATACTGACATGTGTTAGTTCTTACGGGTCCCAACAAAGCATGCAGGCGCTG GGCCAGATAGGCTTTAGGACACCAACTGTGCAGGGTTGTTTTCACATACACAGTAATTTGCAAGATACG GCATTGCAGGAACAGCCTGTTGGGTCCACACAGTATCAGAGTACGGCAACAAAGCAATTACATGATAAGCGTCATTCCCATTAA